In the Dolichospermum flos-aquae CCAP 1403/13F genome, CTAACATCGAGGTATATATGTTTAACAGAATTTTAGTCGCAGTAGATCGCTCAGAAATGAGCGTAAAAGTTTTTGAACAAGCTTTATCTTTAGCCAAGATCACATCTGCAAATTTAATGTTACTGCACGTTTTATCACAAGAAGAAGAAGGCAGTCCAGAGGCGCTGGTTTTCCCCAATATTGACTACTATCCCGGTTGGAATGAGCAAAGTTTTCAATTATACCAAGAGCATTGGGAAAAATTTAAAAATGAAGGCTTGCAAATGTTACAGTCATGGAGCGACCAAGCTAATAAATCTGGTGTTAATACGGAATTTACGCAAAATACTGGTAATCCAGGACGAATGATTTGTGAATTAGCCATTGACTGGAATGCTGACTTAATTATAATGGGACGACGGGGACGTTCTGGAATAGCGGAATTTTTCCTTGGTAGTGTGAGTAATTATGTTTTACATCATGCACCCTGTTCAGTGCAGATTGTTCATCCTCCTGTTGCTTCTAAAGCGGTAAATGTTACTTCAGCAGCTACTACATTTAGTAACTAATTCTCAATAAAGCTGCATAGAATCACATTTCAAGATTTATTAACCGCAGATAAACGCAGATAAACACAGATAAAGAGGGATGAATATTTGTCGGGTGCGTCAGATATCAACAATCTGTTTATTTGCAGGATTTATGCCTTCTGACGCACCCGACAACAGATTTTTAGTGTGACACTTGCGTGAAAAATATGAAAACATCAGTTCCACATTCTTCAACTCATCCAAGTGGAGACAAGCGTTTAAAGATTTTAGACGCAACTATTAAGCGTCATCAGTATCAACAAGATGCACTCATTGAAATTCTGCATCGGGCTTCTGAACTATTTGGTTATTTAGAACTGGATTTATTGCTTTACATTTCCCATAGTCTCAAGTTACCACCGAGTCGGGTTTATGGGGTAGCTACCTTCTATCATTTGTTTTCCCTAGCACCGAAAGGGGTTCATAATTGTGTGGTTTGTACGGGTACAGCTTGTTATGTTAAAGGCTCAACGGCGATCTTAACAAATGTGGAACAGTTTACGCAAATTCACGCAGGAGAAACTACTGCAAATGGTCAAATTTCTTTGATGACGGCTAGATGTTTGGGGGCTTGTGGAATTGCCCCTGCGGTAGTGTTTGATGGTGCTATTTTAGGTAATCAAACTCCAGAATCGGTTTGCGAAAAAGTGGGAGAATGGTGGCAAAATGGAACTAAATGAGTTATTAGAAATTGCCCAAACGGAACTTTCTCAACGGAAATCTGTGCAAGTTCGGTGTTGTACTGCTGCGGGTTGTCTCTCTTCTGATTCTCAAGCTGTGAAAGACAATCTCGAAGCATCTGTGAAAGCTGCGGGTTTACAAGATACTGTGCAAGTTTCTGGTGTGGGTTGTATGCGTCTGTGTTGTCATGGCCCATTGGTACAGGTAGAAAACCAGGAAAATTCACTCATATCGCAATTGTATCAAAAAGTTACACCGGAAAATGCAGCCGAAATTATTGTGGGGGTAAATGGAGAAGTCACAAATTTACAACAGGGTGATTTAAATCAGCCATTTTTTAGCCGTCAATTGCCGATTGTTCTAGAAAACAGTGGTAAAATTGACCCGGAACGGATTCAAGCTTATATTGCGGCTGATGGTTATCAAGCCCTTTACCAAGTGCTACGGGAAATGAAACCTAGTCAGGTGGTAGAAACTATTACTAAAAG is a window encoding:
- a CDS encoding universal stress protein; translated protein: MFNRILVAVDRSEMSVKVFEQALSLAKITSANLMLLHVLSQEEEGSPEALVFPNIDYYPGWNEQSFQLYQEHWEKFKNEGLQMLQSWSDQANKSGVNTEFTQNTGNPGRMICELAIDWNADLIIMGRRGRSGIAEFFLGSVSNYVLHHAPCSVQIVHPPVASKAVNVTSAATTFSN
- the hoxE gene encoding bidirectional hydrogenase complex protein HoxE, which gives rise to MKTSVPHSSTHPSGDKRLKILDATIKRHQYQQDALIEILHRASELFGYLELDLLLYISHSLKLPPSRVYGVATFYHLFSLAPKGVHNCVVCTGTACYVKGSTAILTNVEQFTQIHAGETTANGQISLMTARCLGACGIAPAVVFDGAILGNQTPESVCEKVGEWWQNGTK